A genomic window from Halogeometricum borinquense DSM 11551 includes:
- a CDS encoding dodecin, which translates to MVYKKITLIGRSNESFDAAVDDAVDRAQATLDNVHWVEVQEMGVEIASVENREYQAEVEVAFQLENE; encoded by the coding sequence ATGGTTTACAAGAAGATCACCCTCATCGGACGGAGCAACGAGAGTTTCGACGCGGCGGTAGACGATGCCGTAGACAGAGCGCAGGCAACACTCGATAACGTCCACTGGGTGGAAGTCCAGGAGATGGGCGTCGAGATAGCCAGCGTCGAGAACCGAGAATACCAAGCGGAAGTCGAAGTGGCGTTCCAGTTAGAAAACGAATAA